Genomic segment of Chloroflexota bacterium:
GCCAAGGTTCTGGGAGACGCGCGGGATGATGGATTCGCTGCCCATGGCCGCCCACGCGCCCGTGCTGGCGATCACCGAGTCGGCGGCGGCGCAGTTCGAGCGCATGCGCGCCAAGCGCAACAAGCCCGAGGCCGTGCTGCGGGTCCGCGTGGTGCCCGATTCAGGCTGCGGCGACTTCCGCTACGCCATGGGGATCGAGCCCGGTCCGCGCGACGGCGACATGTCCATCGACGCGCACGGCATCACGGTCATCGTCGACGCCACCAGCGTCGGACTGCTGCGCGGCTC
This window contains:
- a CDS encoding iron-sulfur cluster assembly accessory protein, which gives rise to MMDSLPMAAHAPVLAITESAAAQFERMRAKRNKPEAVLRVRVVPDSGCGDFRYAMGIEPGPRDGDMSIDAHGITVIVDATSVGLLRGSTLDYSDALIDGGFKLLNPNAQSACGCGQSFTTSGRAVTSEHKRGALSL